The window CTTGACCATCTCCTCCCGAATCCGATCCGTGTATTCGGCGAGTGAGCGCATGGCCTCGGGAGGGTCTTCCTGGTCGAACTGGGCGAGAAGCGGGGCGTTGAACAGCTCCGGAAACAGGATCAGGTCGGCGTTGTAACCCGAGATGGCATCCACGAAAAACTCCACCTGCTGGAGGAGTTCGTCGAGGGAGCTGAAAAGCCGCATCTGCCACTGCACCGTCCCAAGCCGCACATAGGACTTCCGGCCCCAGACGAGCTTCTTCTTCTTGGCCTTGTAATAGATGTTGTTCCACTCCAGCAGCACCGCGTAGCTCGCGGATGCGGTGTCCTGGGGAATGTAGTTGTAGATCGCTTTCTTGGGGTGGAAGTCGTTGGCCAACTGGAAGGTGAGGACCGGGTCGACGAGCTCCTTGTTCTTGACCTTGTCGATGTATTCCTTCGCGCTCATCTCCTTTTGATAGGACGCATACCCGGGGATTCTCCCGCCGACCAGGATCCCTTTCAAATTGAGCTGCTCGCAAAGCTCCTTGCGCGCGTCGTAGAGGCGGCGCCCAAGACGCATCTCCCTATAATCCGGATGGACGAACAGATCGATCCCATAGAGGTAGTCGCCGCCCGGGTCGTGCTGTTTGAACTTCCCGCGGCTGACGACCTCGTTGTAGGAGTGGTCGTCGTCGAGTTTCGCGTCGTCGATGATCAGGCCCAGGGCGGCCGCGACGACCTTGCCGTTGTCCTCGATGCAGATCTGGCCCTGGGGAAAGCGGCCCAGCAGGGTGGTGAACTCTTCGCGTGTCCAGGACCCGCCCATCCCTGCATAGACCACATCCATTATGTTTCGTATGTCTTCGTAATCACGGGGTTCTATGTTGCGTATTTCCAGTTTGTGTTCGATGGTCTCCGATTCCAAAACGTGTCTTCCTCCTTGGTGGGTTTGCATAGCGAAAAAGGTCTTTGTTGTCCCCGTGACCGGGCACGTGTGGCTGCCTCGGCGGCGCGGTCGGGGACGCCGAGAGGGCCACGGTCGTGTGTCCTTGGCTTTGAAAGCGGACGAAGGTTCGTGTAACCCCCGTTCTGTGTCTTTATGACCCCTAGGTCAAGGCCTGAAGGCATCGAAGAATTCCTCGACCCTGTCGGCGTGCAGGGGCTTCAGGTCGGCCAGGGGTTTGCCGGTCATGGTTTCCCTGAAGCGGGAGCCGAAGGCAGCCCCGGGAGTGCCCCGGTGAAGGATGCCCGTCCTGAACCGGTTTTCGGGCAGCATGGCCTGCGAAAGCGCAGAGGTGCGGTCCGATGGGTCATAGCCCTCCGGGAGAGGCTCCACGCGCTCCCTATACCAGCTCAGCGGGTGCGTTCCCCACGTTATGCAGGGCTGGATGACATCCAGGCAGGCCAGACCGGGATGACCAACGGCCTCCACGATCAACTCCGCGAGGTGGTCTATGTCTCCGGCATAGCCGCGCGCGACGAACGTGCACCCGCCGAGGATGGCCGTTGCCGCCGCGCTCATCGGCTCGATCTGGACGCCGTCGGCCTGAATGCTTCGCCGCTCTCCTTTGGCGGTGGTCGGGGAGGCCTGGCCCTTGGTGAGCGCATAGATCTCGTTGTTGTGAACCACGACGGTGATATCGGGGTTGCGCCGCAGGGCGTGGAGGAAATGATTGCCGCCTTCCCCGTAGCAGTCCCCGTCCCCGGTGACGACGATGGTCGTCAGGGCCGGGTTGGCGGCCTTGATTGCCGTGGCGACGGGCAGGGCGCGACCGTGCAGCCCGTTGAAGAAGTTGCAGCGCAGATAGTGGGGCAGCTTGGCCGCCTGTCCGATGCCTGAGACCAGGCACAATTCTTCGGGCGATTTTCCGAGCTTTTCGAAGGCCTGTTTGAAGGCCTTCAGGATGCCGAAGTTGGGGCACCCCGGGCACCACTGGATCTCGACCCGGTTGTCGAAGGGCCCTGCGCTACGCCTGGGTGTTTGCGTTTTTGCTGTCATGGATCCTCCTCCTGATATATTCGGCCGTCAGTGGCAGGCCGTCGTAGCGAAGCACGTGGTTTCGGAAGGGCAGGCCGTATTCACCTGCCAGGAGCCGGGCCAACTGGCCGGCCGCATTGCTTTCCACCACCCAGTACTGTTTGTCCGGAGGAAAGCGGACCTCCGGCAGCGGCCAGACCTCGGTGAAATGGACCATGCCGGCTTTCAGGCCGTCTGCGGCCAGGAGGTCCAAGGCTTCGAGGATGGCGCCCCGGCTGGAGCCCCACCCCACCAGGACGAGTGCGGCTTCCTCCACGTTGTGGAACTCGGGCGGCGCGACCTCATTTTGCAGGGCGCGCGCCTTGCGGAGCCGTTTTTCGACCATCCGGGCCGCGACGCCTTTCAAGTCCTCGGTGATGTGCCCTTCCTCGTCATGCTCGTCGCTGTCTGCAGTGACGAGGTGGGTGCCTGCTCCGGGCCGGAGGCGGGGGGAAACGCCGGTATCGGTTAGGGCATAACGCCGGTAAGGGGCCGGCACGGTAGAAGGGTCGGCCAGGTGAAACTCGGGCGCGGAAGGACGGATATCGAGATCCGCGAATGAAAATTGGGACTCCGCCAGGAACTGATCGGTCATCAGGATGACGGGGATCTGGTACTTGTCGGCCAGGTTGAAGGCGCGCACGGTCTTGTGAAAGAGATCCCGGGGGTCGGAGGGGGCCAGCACCATCTTGGGAAAATCCCCGTGGCCCCCATGAACCGCGAAGAGCAGATCCCCCTGGGCGGTCCGTGTGGGAAGGCCCGTGGCAGGCCCCGGACGCTGCGCCAGCACGATCACCACCGGGGTCTCCGTCATGCCGGCCAGGCTCACGCCTTCGGTCATGAGCGCGAAGCCCCCGCCCGACGTCGCGGTCATCGCCCTCGCGCCCGCATAGGAGGCGCCGATGGCCAGGTTGATGGCCGCGATTTCGTCCTCCGCCTGCTCGGCAAAGATGGACCAATCCTGCGCGTGGTCCGAAAGCGCGGTGATGATGGCCGTCGAGGGGGACATCGGATAGGCGGCGATGAAGTGGCACCCGGCATAGGCGGCTGCGACGGGCAGGGTGTCGTTGCCCGCCACGAGCATGAAGCGCTCGCTGCGGGGGCTGAGCGACCAGGGGCAGCGCTCCCGGCACGATGCATCGGCAAGGGACCAGCCCATTTCGGCGGCCTGCTGGTTTTTGTCGACGACCTCCCGGCCTTTGTCCGAGAATCGTCTGGCAAGGATGGCCTTCATGACGTCCGGGTCCAGTCCGAGGACCCCTGCTAGGGCGCCGGCGGCGACCGTGTTGGCGTAGAGGACGTCCCCGAAGACCTCCTTAGCCACCTTGCGGAATGGGACCGTTATGCTTTCCGGCCCGCTGTCCTGCCCGCTCAGGACCACCCCGCCGGGGTTCAAAAGGGGTCTGTATCGATCCTCTGCACCCGGATTGAGCGCGAGGAGGATGTCCGCGCCTTCGAGCGGTGAATTGACGGCCGCTTCCCCGATGCGCAGCGCGAAACGGCTTTGTCCGCCACGGATGCGCGATTCAAACTCCTGCCACGTGAAAACCGCGTAACCGCAGGACGCGACGGCCTCGGCGAAAACGGCCCCGATGCTCTGGATGCCTTCGCCTGCCGATCCGGTGATAACGACGTTGATCTCCATGGTGAACGGCTCCTTTCCACGATGCTGGTAAAAGGTTCCTGTTGTTTGTCCGCCAGGTGAGTGCCGGCGCCCCGGCCCTTTGTGGGAAGTGCTTGTGAAGTTGTCTCACTCAAAAGAGGGCGCCTGCAGTTCTCCGTATCCCATCCAGTAGCAGAGAAGCGGCGCAGGGACCCTCATGATACGCCCGGGGATTCCGGGGTCTTCTTGCAGGACACCGAAATCGTTCAGGGATTTGGTGACCACGTATCCGCGGGGAAGATTCTTCACGCGGACCAGTTCGAGGAGGCCCTTGAGATCTCGGATCTCTGCATGCTGTGAGCGGTATTTCACCTCAAAAGGGATCAGCATCCCACCGATTTGCGCAACCAGATCGACCTCGAGATTTCTTTTCCCCTTCCAGTAACTGAAGCGCACGTTCTGCGAATAGTAGCGGGTGAAAAGATGTTTGAAAACGGCTGACTCTGTTGCGGTACCGAGCGCGGCGGGATCCTCCAGCATCGTTTTCCCTTTCAGCATGACCGCGGGCGCGATGGCGGCGTCCGCAAGATAGATCTTGAACTTGGCCCTGAGCACATCTTTTCCGTATCCGAAGGGCGGCAAACGGTAAATGAGGTGCGTGGCCTCGAG of the Desulfatiglans anilini DSM 4660 genome contains:
- a CDS encoding bifunctional GNAT family N-acetyltransferase/carbon-nitrogen hydrolase family protein, which translates into the protein MQTHQGGRHVLESETIEHKLEIRNIEPRDYEDIRNIMDVVYAGMGGSWTREEFTTLLGRFPQGQICIEDNGKVVAAALGLIIDDAKLDDDHSYNEVVSRGKFKQHDPGGDYLYGIDLFVHPDYREMRLGRRLYDARKELCEQLNLKGILVGGRIPGYASYQKEMSAKEYIDKVKNKELVDPVLTFQLANDFHPKKAIYNYIPQDTASASYAVLLEWNNIYYKAKKKKLVWGRKSYVRLGTVQWQMRLFSSLDELLQQVEFFVDAISGYNADLILFPELFNAPLLAQFDQEDPPEAMRSLAEYTDRIREEMVKMALSYNINIVAGSLPEYDGEHLYNVSHLCRRDGTWDTQFKLHITPDEEKYWGLQGGPELKVFDTDVGKIGIQICFDVEFPELARIQADRGMQILLVPFWTDTKNGYLRVRRCAQARAIENECYVAISGSVGNLPKVENMDIQYAQTAIFTPSDFAFPHDAIAAEATPNTEMTLLADLDLDLLKEVRYQGSVRNLQTRRLDLYRITELK
- a CDS encoding 2-oxoacid:acceptor oxidoreductase subunit alpha, whose protein sequence is MEINVVITGSAGEGIQSIGAVFAEAVASCGYAVFTWQEFESRIRGGQSRFALRIGEAAVNSPLEGADILLALNPGAEDRYRPLLNPGGVVLSGQDSGPESITVPFRKVAKEVFGDVLYANTVAAGALAGVLGLDPDVMKAILARRFSDKGREVVDKNQQAAEMGWSLADASCRERCPWSLSPRSERFMLVAGNDTLPVAAAYAGCHFIAAYPMSPSTAIITALSDHAQDWSIFAEQAEDEIAAINLAIGASYAGARAMTATSGGGFALMTEGVSLAGMTETPVVIVLAQRPGPATGLPTRTAQGDLLFAVHGGHGDFPKMVLAPSDPRDLFHKTVRAFNLADKYQIPVILMTDQFLAESQFSFADLDIRPSAPEFHLADPSTVPAPYRRYALTDTGVSPRLRPGAGTHLVTADSDEHDEEGHITEDLKGVAARMVEKRLRKARALQNEVAPPEFHNVEEAALVLVGWGSSRGAILEALDLLAADGLKAGMVHFTEVWPLPEVRFPPDKQYWVVESNAAGQLARLLAGEYGLPFRNHVLRYDGLPLTAEYIRRRIHDSKNANTQA
- a CDS encoding thiamine pyrophosphate-dependent enzyme, which gives rise to MTAKTQTPRRSAGPFDNRVEIQWCPGCPNFGILKAFKQAFEKLGKSPEELCLVSGIGQAAKLPHYLRCNFFNGLHGRALPVATAIKAANPALTTIVVTGDGDCYGEGGNHFLHALRRNPDITVVVHNNEIYALTKGQASPTTAKGERRSIQADGVQIEPMSAAATAILGGCTFVARGYAGDIDHLAELIVEAVGHPGLACLDVIQPCITWGTHPLSWYRERVEPLPEGYDPSDRTSALSQAMLPENRFRTGILHRGTPGAAFGSRFRETMTGKPLADLKPLHADRVEEFFDAFRP